tgtgtgtgtgtgtgtgtgtgtgtgtgtgtgtgtgtgtgtatgtatgtatatgtttgcAGTTGGAGGTGTCGTCTCTTTTTTAATGGTGCCCTATGGGGAAGATGCTTTTGGGGGCCGCCAGGGGGATTATTTGCTGCAATACCGTGAGTATGTAAGGCAACCCTGCTTCACTCCCAAAAGCATGTCATTGGATGGGCGGTGAGCTGGCCAAGTGCTGATTTGCAACAGTGACAACAATgatatatgtgatatatatgtgggggggaaaaaataaaataaaatatatatatatatatatatatatatataatatgggCTGTTATGCAACCAAAACATAAGAACAATGgtattaaagaaaaaactattatcaattcaaaataataattcaattatGTTGTGACTTAAACTCCAGCAGAAGGCCGAGTTAAGAACATGCTGCTCTCATGATATGCACATGAACTATCACTTTCACATTTTATCACCGCTTTTGTCCCTTTGTGTCTAAAGGtcactttttttgttattatcattttctCATATAGCCTATTATATTTTCATGGTGATGTAATCTCTTTTCTGCACAATTATAGACAAACAACGTTTTGAATATGCTTAttcttttatttgcttttcAGACATGATACAAACAAAGAGCCTGTCATCATGTGATGGTCCTCTGTTGCAGCTCTTTAGTGGTACTGCCTTCCCAGGGAGCTCACAACCACCGCCAGGAACTTCTGGAAAGCTTCTTGAACATCCGCAGTGAAGTCTTTGCCCAGCTTGCTAGCAACCACAATGGTCAGGCagtcagccagcagctgcaacacaacaagcAGAAAACATCAATAACATGAAAGTTGAGCTGTTTTTGGAATGATTATTgaatatcaataataatagtCACAGCGGTTCCATAACTCATTACCTTGAAATTATCAGGGTCCACGTGCAGTTTCTCGGAGTGCAGCACGCTCAGCTCAGCATAAGTGGCCTTGATGTTGTCCATGTTCTTCACAGCCCGGTCCAGACCGTGGAGGATAGTTGTTCCATGCTTTGCAATCATGGGGTTTGACATGATGGCTTCGGCGTTGTAGAGGTTTCCAAAGTTGCCGAAATACCTCTGGCACCAGGGGTAGACGACCAGGCACctgatataaaaaaagacaacaagtgTTTAAGATTGAGATCATTTGTGCCAAAAAAGAAAGTTTGTATTCTGACAAAGTGCATCTTGTTTAGGGTGTCGTAAAGATTACGTCAGTACACTCTTGTTAATACAAAATAACAAGTACACCTCACCTGGCAAGAGCTGCAGGGCCCACAGACTCATAGTCCATCTTGGCGAAGATGTCCTGGATGGCGGCGCGCTCGAAGTCTGTCCACTCGACCATTTTGCTGACGTCTAGATTCTCCTGTGCGGATCAGTAGATGCTGTGCTCCCTGGCATCAGATGCCCCTTTTAAAGCAACCCTACTCCCCTTCCAGAAGCATCTGATCGGAAGGCGGTGGCCCAGCCAAGTGCTGCATTACAGCAATGATAAGGTATCTGCACGACTTAGGTTGtttctgaaaaagacaaaaaatagcTTGAGGTACAAAGTATACACCACAGCCCGACAGGCCCCCGCCATTCGACAAGGAAAAACAATTCAGACTCACAATGATTCATATTTAAATTATGCCCAGAAACTCAGTGTGTTAAGAagaaataatgatgtaaaagaaTTTTTACAAGATATCCTGAAGCTTATTTTACCTTTGTGTCATTATCTTTTGGTCAAACAGGCGTAAATTTAAATGATCACAAATTGTTGGCAGAGCCACAGcatgatatacacacatacatgatgAACACAGTAACAAAATGCCAGTTTGTCACCCAGAGACTGCACAATAACAGCATAAGAAACCGAGCAGGTTCCTTGATCAGGACCTTGGACAGAGATCGTAAAATTTCGGTGGAAATATTAGTTTGACACTGTCAGCTGTATCGTCCTTTTACTGATTTCCAGACTGCTCATTGTAAACAGCAACGCTCAGCCATCAGTTTGCTGATTGCAATCACCATTTCATTCAGGTCAGTACGAATATTAGTGACTATAAGTTGTTATTTCTTCATGCAACTTCAATATAAAGCAGCACATCAAGGGTGTTTTCTGTGTCACTTGGATCAAATTGTCTAATGGTCCCATGTGAAAACTGTCTTCAGattttaatcataattttattattaatatgtttatattgtAATACATACTATTATATcacatattattaatatttatatgctCATATGGTGGTATTATTTG
The genomic region above belongs to Thunnus albacares chromosome 17, fThuAlb1.1, whole genome shotgun sequence and contains:
- the LOC122967752 gene encoding hemoglobin subunit beta-2-like: MVEWTDFERAAIQDIFAKMDYESVGPAALARCLVVYPWCQRYFGNFGNLYNAEAIMSNPMIAKHGTTILHGLDRAVKNMDNIKATYAELSVLHSEKLHVDPDNFKLLADCLTIVVASKLGKDFTADVQEAFQKFLAVVVSSLGRQYH